The DNA window GCTACTGCAACGCCAGCCCAACTCATTAAAAGCAAAAAGCCATTTCTGAATGAGACAAGACGGAGTCGAATTACAGCGTATACGTTTATCTCTCCTTTCTTTATCTTGTTTGCTATCTTTGGTTTATATCCGATATTATTTACGATTTATTTGTCCTTTTTTAAATGGGATGCGCTTGGTCCTATGAAATATGTAGGGTTTAAAAATTACCATCTAATAATTGATGATCCAACCTTTTGGATTTCATTCAGTAATACACTGATCATGGCTTTAATGGGAACGGTACCCCAGCTCATACTAGCCTTATTTGTGGCAGTCATGCTCAATTCTGCGATCAATCGATATAAAAAGACTTTTCGTTTGTTGTTTTTCATGCCGAACATTACTTCCATCGTTGCCGTAACGTTAGTATTCAGTACGATGTTTGGTAACAACGGTATGATTAACTGGGTGCTAAATAGTCTGGGAATGGATAATGTAGCATTTAACTCGGGATGGTGGGGCGTAAAAATTGCAATCTCTACTATGGTGATGTGGCGCTGGATGGGATATAACGCGATTATTTTCTTATCTGGTCTTCAAAGCATTCCAACCGATATTTATGAGGCATCACGAATTGATGGAGCTAATCGAAGTCAGCAATTATTGTTTATTACACTACCGTTATTACGTCCATTTATTTTGTTTGTTACCCTAATCTCTACAATTGGTTCACTTCAACTCTTTACTGAACCGTATGTATTCCTTGGGCAATCGGGTTCAGGAGCAACTCGTCAAGAGGGCGTTACCATGGTTACTTATCTTTACAATGAGGCCTTCAGTAATGGATTCTTTGGTACGGCGGCTGCATCAGCTGTTATGCTGTTAATCGCTACTATTTTCTTCTCCGTCCTGAATATGGTCTTATCTAACCGTTTGGGTGGAGACACAGGGGGGAAAGAAGCATGAGCTCAGCAGCAGTGAATAAGAAAAAACCTGATGATGCGGGAATTTTTCTCAAGATTTTGTTTTATATCTTTTTGATTGCAGGAGCGCTTGTATCGATCTTTCCGTTCTACTGGATGTTTGTCATTGGTACAAATGATAAAACAGGAGCTTTTCATGTTCCACCGTTATTGACACCAGGGAAGGAATTTTTCAATAACTTTCAACGTGTTTTAGATCGGACGGACTTTTTCACAGCCTTAGGAAATTCAGTATTGGTTGCATCCGCAGTAACCATTTCTGTTGTATTCCTCTGTACATTAGCGGGCTATGCGTTTGCCAAGTATGAATTTCCACTAAAAAAAGTATTATTTGTCTTTGTTATTGCAACGATGCTTGTACCCGCGCAATTGGGTGTTCTTCCTTTGTATGTAATCATGGCCAAACTGCATTGGATTGATAGCTATAAAGCTCTGATCGTTCCAGCAATGGTTAATGCATTCGGAATATTCTGGATGAGACAGTATATTTCCTCTGCCGTGCATTCTGAATTAATCGAAGCAGGGCGGATTGATGGCGGGGGTCACTTCCGTATTTTCTGGAATATAGCGATTCCTGTAGTAACTCCAGCAATGGCGACATTGGGAATCCTCAATTTTATGAACGTATGGAATGATTTCTTCTGGCCGTTAGTTGTACTAAAGAATAAAGAGCACTATACGATTCAGCTTGCACTACAACAATTGTTTACAAACAAAGATGGTTTGGATTTTGGGATGATTATGTCCGCAACATTTACGGCTACTTTGCCGCTATTGATCGTGTTCTTATTGTTTAGCAAATGGATTATTGCCGGTCTAACTTCGGGTGCAATTAAAAGTTAAGAAGAACTTTTCGTCAGCATAACTTAATGTTCTACTTAATATAGCAAGGAATATGTAACATAATGAAGAATAATAGAGTTAGGAGATTATGAGGGGGATACCAGGTTATGAAGCTCCGTCGAAAAATCTTGCTGGCTATTATTCTTCTTGTCTTTATTCCGGTCATTCTGATGGGAGCCGTATCCTATTACAGTTTCTCTAAGGCAATGGAGAATAAGTCGAGCAACTTCTATTGGATTTCATTGCAGGAAAGTGATCGTAAGTTGAAGTTTGCTCTAAACGAAATAACGACGCTTTCTAATTCGGCTATTACCCAACCGGTTATTCAACAGATATTGAAACAGCCGAATTTTGTTGTTAATTATGAGAACAAGCAAGTTATAAACAATCAAATTAACCACCCCATGATTAACTCATTCGGATTATATTCTAACGATCGATTGTTATATCAATATAATGAATCCATGTCCTTTAATGAACTGAAAATACAAAGCTGGTATGGTGCGAT is part of the Paenibacillus segetis genome and encodes:
- a CDS encoding carbohydrate ABC transporter permease; amino-acid sequence: MSSAAVNKKKPDDAGIFLKILFYIFLIAGALVSIFPFYWMFVIGTNDKTGAFHVPPLLTPGKEFFNNFQRVLDRTDFFTALGNSVLVASAVTISVVFLCTLAGYAFAKYEFPLKKVLFVFVIATMLVPAQLGVLPLYVIMAKLHWIDSYKALIVPAMVNAFGIFWMRQYISSAVHSELIEAGRIDGGGHFRIFWNIAIPVVTPAMATLGILNFMNVWNDFFWPLVVLKNKEHYTIQLALQQLFTNKDGLDFGMIMSATFTATLPLLIVFLLFSKWIIAGLTSGAIKS
- a CDS encoding carbohydrate ABC transporter permease, encoding MAEPATATPAQLIKSKKPFLNETRRSRITAYTFISPFFILFAIFGLYPILFTIYLSFFKWDALGPMKYVGFKNYHLIIDDPTFWISFSNTLIMALMGTVPQLILALFVAVMLNSAINRYKKTFRLLFFMPNITSIVAVTLVFSTMFGNNGMINWVLNSLGMDNVAFNSGWWGVKIAISTMVMWRWMGYNAIIFLSGLQSIPTDIYEASRIDGANRSQQLLFITLPLLRPFILFVTLISTIGSLQLFTEPYVFLGQSGSGATRQEGVTMVTYLYNEAFSNGFFGTAAASAVMLLIATIFFSVLNMVLSNRLGGDTGGKEA